Proteins from one Natrinema versiforme genomic window:
- a CDS encoding XdhC family protein gives MEETAALATVVNVEGSGYRRPGAKMVVADDGELQGSVTAGCLEGSVTDLAQDVIADGKTRTETYDLTDDDTDAWGLGLGCNGVIDVLIEPIDESFSPVVEGLNSRRSQTVLTAIESSNPAVRVGDRTVVADETFMTAGRSGLPDSAVTNALERTKPLPDDGAVCVIVEMDDGEVRVFVDRIDPSPELLLFGDQEDINPVASLARQAGFRVRVATARGARAEPDRFPAADEVISTHPTELSDLVTVPEQTYAVLMSHNLIDDQLALDALLDTDIPYVGLMGPRKRFQELREGVGIKGRDADRIATPVGLDLGGDEPTAIGFSIVSELLAVHNNRSGGQLSDREGPIHTRLDSEQAS, from the coding sequence GTGGAGGAGACCGCCGCGCTCGCGACGGTTGTCAACGTTGAGGGATCCGGATATCGCCGCCCTGGAGCGAAGATGGTTGTAGCGGACGATGGTGAACTGCAGGGGTCAGTAACTGCCGGCTGTCTCGAAGGATCGGTGACTGATCTGGCACAAGACGTCATCGCCGACGGGAAGACACGCACCGAAACATACGATCTGACAGACGACGATACGGACGCTTGGGGGCTCGGACTTGGTTGTAACGGTGTTATCGATGTCCTGATCGAACCGATCGACGAGAGCTTCAGCCCCGTCGTTGAGGGACTCAACAGCCGACGATCGCAGACGGTACTCACGGCCATCGAATCGTCGAACCCGGCTGTTCGTGTCGGCGATCGAACGGTTGTCGCCGATGAAACGTTCATGACGGCCGGCCGGTCAGGACTGCCTGATTCCGCTGTGACCAACGCTTTGGAACGGACCAAACCCCTTCCGGACGACGGCGCTGTTTGCGTGATTGTTGAGATGGACGACGGTGAGGTTCGGGTGTTCGTCGATCGAATCGATCCAAGTCCCGAACTGTTGCTGTTCGGGGATCAGGAAGACATCAACCCCGTCGCTTCCCTGGCCCGACAGGCCGGATTTCGAGTTCGTGTCGCAACGGCACGAGGCGCCCGTGCAGAGCCAGATCGTTTCCCCGCGGCCGACGAGGTCATCTCGACACACCCAACAGAACTCTCTGACCTAGTAACGGTTCCCGAGCAAACTTACGCAGTACTTATGTCTCATAATCTGATCGACGATCAGTTAGCGCTGGACGCACTTCTCGATACCGACATTCCGTACGTAGGTCTGATGGGACCGCGAAAGCGGTTTCAGGAGTTGCGCGAAGGAGTTGGCATCAAGGGTCGGGACGCGGATCGTATTGCGACCCCAGTCGGACTGGATCTTGGCGGCGATGAACCGACGGCAATCGGCTTTAGCATCGTCTCCGAACTGCTTGCAGTCCACAACAACCGCAGCGGTGGGCAACTGTCCGACCGCGAAGGACCGATTCACACGCGACTTGATTCTGAACAAGCGTCGTAG
- a CDS encoding (2Fe-2S)-binding protein has protein sequence MTETNTNTESTTVSVTVNGEEYTKETEDRTLLVHFLREELGLTGTHQGCVVGKCGACTVLHEGTPKKSCMLYAAQVDGDEITTVEGLADVAESEGVDLETRDGTTLHPLQMGFKQNHGLQCGFCTPGFLMTSYALLQENENPTREDIKSAISGNICRCTGYNSIVDSVEWASKVLQEGEPTAMPDGGPETGCGCGCTCVDDESVRGDQP, from the coding sequence ACTAACACTAACACCGAATCGACGACGGTCAGCGTGACTGTTAACGGCGAAGAGTACACGAAAGAAACGGAAGACCGGACGCTACTGGTCCACTTCCTTCGCGAAGAATTGGGCCTGACCGGCACGCATCAGGGCTGTGTCGTCGGAAAGTGTGGCGCATGTACGGTCCTCCACGAGGGGACCCCCAAGAAGTCCTGTATGCTCTACGCCGCACAGGTCGACGGTGACGAGATAACGACTGTCGAAGGGCTTGCCGACGTGGCTGAGTCTGAGGGCGTCGACCTCGAGACGCGAGATGGAACGACGCTGCATCCGCTGCAGATGGGATTCAAGCAGAACCACGGTCTCCAGTGTGGCTTCTGCACGCCGGGCTTCCTAATGACTTCGTATGCGCTCCTCCAGGAGAACGAGAACCCGACCAGAGAGGATATCAAGTCGGCCATCTCTGGGAACATCTGTCGCTGTACGGGATATAATTCGATCGTCGACAGCGTCGAATGGGCGTCGAAGGTGCTGCAAGAAGGAGAGCCTACGGCGATGCCGGACGGCGGTCCCGAAACGGGCTGTGGCTGCGGCTGTACATGTGTTGACGACGAGTCCGTGAGAGGTGATCAACCATGA
- a CDS encoding AMP-binding protein produces MNMGRVFQRTVDRYPNRTAIVDQDEGIEYSYKAWENRVDRLASALKKMGIGPGNRVGVVMQPRVQVGTVYWAVQKCGAAFVPYNIRVAADELQFLVNNTEPDLLVYSSIAREAVDGAHEAFSSTDELVYVDDNVPSYAESFEDFLPADAESVEPATVDPDDTSLILHTSGTTGRPKGVPRSHTNTYTAAKAHVIQSQWVDDETTLGLMPIYHTMGIRTLVSAAIVSGTWVAQRAFSPDQTVELIESEEITSLYLVPTVYHDLVKSSAIDGADVSSVTCLGYAGTSMTAPIQEEVRETFDPEIFVNHYGSTEVYTHSICSWIDSKPGSAGRAGINTRIRVVNSSRDGTVPPNDTVEQGELGEIVVDATSPEAFDGYLNRPEATEQSFEDGWYFTGDLGYRDDDGDIFVVGRVDDMIISGGENIYPVEVENVLDGHKAIDEVAVVGIDDERWNQIVTAFVTLPDGPKSVDLSSLADRLDTFCRESDDLADFKRPRKYVFVDEIVKSNVGKVLRRELEIDDLDVEVYEIVNV; encoded by the coding sequence ATGAACATGGGTAGAGTCTTTCAACGGACTGTTGATCGGTATCCGAATCGGACAGCCATCGTCGATCAAGACGAGGGCATCGAATACAGTTACAAAGCGTGGGAAAACCGGGTCGATAGGCTCGCATCGGCACTCAAGAAGATGGGGATTGGACCGGGCAATAGAGTGGGCGTCGTGATGCAGCCCCGTGTGCAGGTCGGTACTGTCTACTGGGCAGTACAGAAATGTGGCGCCGCGTTTGTCCCGTACAACATCCGAGTCGCGGCCGACGAACTCCAGTTCCTAGTCAATAACACGGAACCGGACCTGTTGGTCTACTCATCGATCGCTCGAGAGGCGGTCGACGGCGCACACGAAGCGTTCTCATCAACGGATGAACTCGTTTACGTTGACGACAACGTTCCGTCATATGCTGAGTCGTTCGAGGACTTCCTTCCAGCCGATGCGGAGTCGGTCGAACCGGCAACGGTCGACCCTGACGATACAAGTCTCATTCTTCATACGAGCGGCACGACCGGTCGTCCGAAGGGTGTTCCGCGGAGTCATACGAATACATACACCGCTGCGAAGGCTCATGTCATCCAGTCGCAGTGGGTTGACGACGAGACGACGCTCGGGTTGATGCCCATCTATCATACAATGGGGATTCGGACGCTCGTCTCCGCGGCGATCGTCAGCGGCACTTGGGTTGCACAGAGGGCGTTCTCGCCAGACCAGACTGTCGAACTCATTGAATCCGAGGAGATAACTAGTCTCTATCTCGTACCGACCGTCTATCACGACCTCGTCAAGTCATCGGCGATTGACGGCGCTGACGTCTCGAGCGTCACGTGCCTAGGTTATGCGGGGACGTCAATGACCGCCCCGATCCAGGAGGAGGTCAGGGAAACATTCGATCCCGAAATCTTCGTCAACCACTACGGCAGTACCGAGGTATATACACACAGTATCTGTTCGTGGATTGATTCAAAGCCCGGTTCTGCAGGCCGTGCCGGTATTAATACGCGAATTCGGGTCGTCAACTCCAGCCGCGACGGAACGGTTCCGCCAAACGATACAGTCGAGCAAGGCGAGCTCGGTGAAATAGTCGTCGACGCGACATCGCCTGAGGCGTTCGACGGCTACCTCAATCGACCGGAAGCGACCGAGCAGTCCTTCGAAGACGGCTGGTATTTCACCGGGGACCTAGGTTACCGAGACGACGACGGCGATATCTTCGTCGTGGGACGAGTTGACGATATGATTATCAGCGGCGGTGAGAACATCTACCCCGTCGAGGTTGAGAACGTTCTCGACGGACACAAAGCAATCGACGAAGTCGCGGTCGTCGGTATCGACGACGAGCGCTGGAACCAGATCGTTACTGCGTTCGTCACGCTTCCGGACGGCCCTAAGAGCGTCGATCTCTCGAGTCTCGCCGATCGATTGGACACATTCTGCCGAGAGAGCGATGATCTCGCAGATTTCAAGCGTCCACGAAAGTACGTATTTGTCGACGAGATCGTTAAGAGCAATGTCGGGAAAGTACTTCGCCGGGAACTCGAGATTGACGACCTTGATGTGGAGGTATATGAAATCGTTAATGTCTGA
- a CDS encoding xanthine dehydrogenase family protein molybdopterin-binding subunit, producing MSEMVDQEEASDTDNAGMVGDAFGRREDDRLVRGEGKYMDDFDPVSNLHHLAFLRSPLAHGEIESIDTSATEQRDDVVCVLTGADLVERMDPFAVGVQNPPEYYPLAVNKVRYDGEPVAAVVATSKYAAKDALESIDVKYNRLDPVTDELEALKDEAPQLHEGGNLANERTLEYGPIDEAFEKADHVVESEFEFPRYTSAPMETYGVIADYDHSADAATVWSNFQGPFTMHPVVAGALGMSQNDLQFKVPSDNGGSFGVKAHIYPYIAAIVVASEEAGVPVKWIESRREHLQASACHTDRTQRMRGAVSDDGQILGVWVELYDNFGAYVRAPEPGNTFRPLANYVNTYDFNAFGGEFYAVETNKCPAGLNRGYGCHQYYFGLERLVDQMADVVDMDPTEFRKRNFIDADEFPYETPTGGEYDSGRYADALERAKELFDYESYLERREQAREEGRYVGIGCSAIIDPSASNMGYVSVAIPPEEREKGYPKSGAVSSVTMMVQPDASIVVELDSAPSGQGHETTASQIAADELGVKPEAINVISGMDTNEKAWSVSSGSYSSRFASVGHSAVKKAGEQISSQMQRIAGEILDAPADEIELADGRAYGPNEESISIRQIAGTAHWNPAVLPDDIQPGLRTQYTFSMEDSTPIDKNDRINSSGTYGYGVQLIAVEVDATTGEIDVLDYVAVHDCGTIVNPQIVDGQVEGGIFHGFAGALYEELEYDSSGTLQADTFMDYAVPTAKEAPDVTMDHLETPSPKTPLGSKGTGEAGTEGAPAVIANAVDDALEPAGIEITSLPLKPERIWTLLNESATGGSAD from the coding sequence ATGAGCGAGATGGTCGATCAAGAAGAAGCGTCTGACACCGACAACGCCGGAATGGTTGGCGACGCCTTCGGCCGCCGGGAAGACGACCGGCTTGTCAGGGGCGAAGGAAAATATATGGATGACTTCGATCCCGTCAGCAACCTTCACCACCTCGCATTCCTTCGATCACCGCTGGCTCACGGAGAGATCGAATCGATCGACACCTCGGCGACCGAACAACGCGACGATGTCGTATGCGTTCTGACGGGTGCGGATCTGGTCGAACGGATGGATCCGTTCGCCGTCGGCGTTCAGAACCCGCCGGAGTACTACCCGCTGGCAGTTAACAAGGTCCGGTACGACGGTGAACCCGTCGCGGCCGTCGTGGCGACGAGCAAGTACGCCGCGAAGGATGCACTCGAAAGTATCGACGTCAAGTACAACCGCCTCGATCCCGTCACGGACGAACTTGAGGCCCTCAAGGATGAAGCGCCTCAGCTACATGAAGGCGGGAACCTTGCCAACGAGCGAACGCTCGAGTACGGCCCGATTGACGAGGCATTCGAGAAGGCGGATCACGTCGTTGAATCGGAGTTCGAGTTCCCACGATACACCAGTGCCCCGATGGAGACCTACGGCGTCATCGCGGATTACGATCACTCCGCTGACGCTGCGACGGTCTGGTCGAACTTCCAAGGTCCATTCACGATGCACCCGGTCGTCGCGGGTGCACTCGGGATGTCCCAGAATGACCTTCAGTTCAAGGTTCCCTCGGACAACGGAGGGAGTTTCGGTGTAAAGGCGCACATCTACCCCTACATTGCGGCGATCGTCGTCGCATCGGAGGAGGCTGGCGTCCCGGTGAAGTGGATCGAGAGCCGGCGTGAACATCTACAGGCGAGCGCCTGTCACACCGATCGCACGCAGCGAATGCGTGGCGCCGTCTCCGACGACGGTCAGATCCTGGGCGTGTGGGTCGAACTGTACGACAACTTCGGAGCGTATGTCCGTGCGCCGGAGCCCGGGAATACGTTCCGACCGCTCGCGAACTACGTTAACACCTACGACTTCAACGCGTTCGGCGGGGAGTTCTACGCTGTCGAGACAAACAAGTGTCCGGCCGGTCTCAACCGCGGGTACGGCTGTCACCAGTACTATTTCGGACTGGAGCGGCTTGTCGACCAAATGGCCGATGTCGTCGATATGGATCCGACCGAGTTCCGGAAGCGCAACTTCATCGATGCCGACGAGTTTCCCTACGAGACACCGACCGGCGGCGAATACGACAGTGGTCGGTACGCCGACGCCCTCGAACGTGCCAAGGAACTGTTCGACTACGAATCGTACCTCGAGCGGCGCGAACAGGCCCGCGAAGAGGGGAGGTACGTGGGGATCGGCTGTTCGGCCATCATCGATCCCTCGGCCTCGAACATGGGATACGTCTCGGTGGCGATACCACCAGAGGAACGCGAAAAGGGCTACCCCAAGTCCGGTGCGGTCAGTTCGGTTACGATGATGGTCCAGCCGGACGCTAGTATTGTCGTCGAACTCGACTCCGCGCCGAGCGGACAGGGCCACGAAACGACAGCTAGCCAGATTGCCGCCGACGAACTGGGTGTCAAACCCGAGGCGATCAACGTCATCTCGGGAATGGACACTAACGAGAAGGCCTGGAGTGTCTCATCGGGGAGCTACTCCTCGCGTTTCGCGAGCGTCGGTCACAGCGCCGTCAAGAAGGCTGGTGAGCAGATCTCCAGCCAGATGCAACGGATCGCTGGGGAGATCCTTGACGCTCCCGCTGACGAGATTGAACTCGCGGACGGCCGCGCGTACGGTCCTAACGAGGAGTCGATATCTATCCGGCAGATCGCCGGGACCGCACACTGGAACCCCGCTGTGCTACCCGACGATATCCAGCCGGGGCTACGGACCCAGTATACGTTTAGCATGGAGGACTCGACGCCAATCGACAAGAACGATCGGATCAACTCCTCGGGAACGTACGGTTACGGCGTCCAGTTGATTGCCGTCGAGGTTGACGCAACGACCGGCGAAATCGACGTTCTCGATTACGTAGCCGTCCACGACTGCGGGACGATTGTCAATCCACAGATCGTTGACGGCCAAGTTGAAGGCGGCATCTTCCATGGGTTCGCGGGCGCGCTCTACGAGGAACTGGAGTACGACTCAAGTGGAACGCTCCAGGCAGATACATTCATGGATTATGCGGTTCCGACTGCGAAAGAAGCACCCGACGTGACGATGGATCACCTCGAGACTCCGTCGCCAAAAACGCCGTTGGGATCGAAAGGCACTGGTGAGGCTGGGACCGAAGGCGCACCGGCAGTCATCGCCAACGCAGTCGACGATGCACTCGAACCGGCTGGCATCGAGATAACATCGCTCCCGCTGAAACCCGAACGGATCTGGACGTTACTCAACGAGTCTGCGACTGGTGGAAGTGCTGATTGA